A genomic window from Populus nigra chromosome 7, ddPopNigr1.1, whole genome shotgun sequence includes:
- the LOC133699107 gene encoding WEB family protein At1g75720-like, whose translation METPMTPSPKPAKNHSSSVDSSRPFRSVREAVAIFGERFLVGEIYSPKPYYTPLREETNAWRFLSPSPSYKSPEEDHHEVQNDQIFGTLKKLEAELEETKAELKLLKERESETEIALASLNAELHMNLSKLAEAEAAAAKKAAESTIAVSFERKKMEDLLKEEERRRELTVRMENFPTLAQILNLGGEQGSFRGKKERKVMKKKPIVPLVGDLFFKKKGSSNTLNNPLYASPEMYFN comes from the coding sequence ATGGAAACACCAATGACTCCTTCTCCAAAACCAGCGAAAAACCACAGCTCCTCGGTTGACTCTTCTCGCCCATTTCGATCCGTCAGAGAAGCTGTTGCCATCTTCGGCGAGAGATTTCTCGTAGGAGAAATATACTCTCCAAAGCCTTATTATACTCCTCTAAGAGAAGAAACTAATGCATGGAGGTTCTTATCACCAAGCCCCAGTTACAAAAGCCCCGAAGAAGATCATCATGAAGTACAAAATGATCAGATCTTTGGTACTCTAAAGAAACTCGAGGCTGAACTTGAGGAAACAAAGGCAGAACTGAAGTTGCTAAAGGAGAGAGAGTCCGAGACCGAAATTGCACTGGCTTCATTGAATGCTGAGCTTCACATGAATTTGTCTAAGTTGGCTGAGGCAGAGGCAGCTGCGGCTAAAAAGGCGGCAGAGTCGACAATAGCGGTGAGTTTTGAGAGGAAAAAGATGGAAGATCTTCTCAAGGAGGAAGAAAGGAGGAGAGAGTTAACGGTAAGAATGGAGAATTTTCCAACCTTGGCTCAGATATTGAATCTTGGGGGAGAGCAAGGGTCCTTCCGAGGGAAGAAGGAGAGGaaggtaatgaaaaaaaagcctATTGTTCCTCTTGTgggagatttgtttttcaagaaaaaaggtTCTTCTAATACTCTTAACAACCCTCTATATGCATCCCCTGAAATgtattttaattga